In the genome of Amaranthus tricolor cultivar Red isolate AtriRed21 chromosome 15, ASM2621246v1, whole genome shotgun sequence, one region contains:
- the LOC130800884 gene encoding uncharacterized protein LOC130800884 isoform X1, whose amino-acid sequence MKTFVCSSPSPSLFFVNNHHSNSSSSQFLQLKSTHQHNKVSPFICLSSSTSFSSSVVDEQQDSPPPSSSISESFDDDNSDLDAFPLNFSGCKACGREEIERGCNGDGRIQGGIATVPGFGWWPIKAYRPCPGFVASGGNYRRRGQSMDEVAFGGGKGGTSMDDLDELSAKYLFNKQHWMKNYTHLLVLS is encoded by the exons ATGAAGACATTTGTATGTTCATCACCTTCTCCATCCCTCTTCTTCGTCAATAATCATCACtctaattcttcttcttctcagTTTTTACAGTTGAAATCTACCCACCAACATAATAAAGTTTCCCCTTTTATCTGtttgtcttcttcaacttctttttCTTCATCTGTTGTTGATGAACAACAAGATTCTCCACCACCATCCTCTTCAATTTCTGAATCTTTTGATGATGATAACAGTGACCTTGATGCTTTCCCTTTGAATTTTAG TGGTTGTAAGGCTTGTGGAAGAGAGGAGATAGAAAGAGGTTGCAATGGTGATGGTCGGATCCAAGGTGGGATTGCTACAGTCCCCGGTTTTGGTTGGTGGCCGATAAAGGCTTATAGGCCTTGCCCTGGTTTTGTTGCATCGGGTGGAAACTACAGACGACGTGGTCAAAGCATGGATGAAGTGGCATTTGGTGGTGGCAAAGGGGGAACTTCCATGGATGATTTGGATGAACTCTCAGCAAA GTATCTGTTTAACAAACAACACTGGATGAAGAATTACACGCATTTGCTAGTTTTAAGCTAG
- the LOC130800884 gene encoding uncharacterized protein LOC130800884 isoform X3, with amino-acid sequence MKTFVCSSPSPSLFFVNNHHSNSSSSQFLQLKSTHQHNKVSPFICLSSSTSFSSSVVDEQQDSPPPSSSISESFDDDNSDLDAFPLNFSGCKACGREEIERGCNGDGRIQGGIATVPGFGWWPIKAYRPCPGFVASGGNYRRRGQSMDEVAFGGGKGGTSMDDLDELSAKKKGKNRRQFKG; translated from the exons ATGAAGACATTTGTATGTTCATCACCTTCTCCATCCCTCTTCTTCGTCAATAATCATCACtctaattcttcttcttctcagTTTTTACAGTTGAAATCTACCCACCAACATAATAAAGTTTCCCCTTTTATCTGtttgtcttcttcaacttctttttCTTCATCTGTTGTTGATGAACAACAAGATTCTCCACCACCATCCTCTTCAATTTCTGAATCTTTTGATGATGATAACAGTGACCTTGATGCTTTCCCTTTGAATTTTAG TGGTTGTAAGGCTTGTGGAAGAGAGGAGATAGAAAGAGGTTGCAATGGTGATGGTCGGATCCAAGGTGGGATTGCTACAGTCCCCGGTTTTGGTTGGTGGCCGATAAAGGCTTATAGGCCTTGCCCTGGTTTTGTTGCATCGGGTGGAAACTACAGACGACGTGGTCAAAGCATGGATGAAGTGGCATTTGGTGGTGGCAAAGGGGGAACTTCCATGGATGATTTGGATGAACTCTCAGCAAA GAAGAAAGGAAAAAATAGAAGGCAGTTCAAGGGTTAG
- the LOC130800884 gene encoding uncharacterized protein LOC130800884 isoform X2 — protein sequence MKTFVCSSPSPSLFFVNNHHSNSSSSQFLQLKSTHQHNKVSPFICLSSSTSFSSSVVDEQQDSPPPSSSISESFDDDNSDLDAFPLNFSGCKACGREEIERGCNGDGRIQGGIATVPGFGWWPIKAYRPCPGFVASGGNYRRRGQSMDEVAFGGGKGGTSMDDLDELSAKSQFSNIRVLGICLTNNTG from the exons ATGAAGACATTTGTATGTTCATCACCTTCTCCATCCCTCTTCTTCGTCAATAATCATCACtctaattcttcttcttctcagTTTTTACAGTTGAAATCTACCCACCAACATAATAAAGTTTCCCCTTTTATCTGtttgtcttcttcaacttctttttCTTCATCTGTTGTTGATGAACAACAAGATTCTCCACCACCATCCTCTTCAATTTCTGAATCTTTTGATGATGATAACAGTGACCTTGATGCTTTCCCTTTGAATTTTAG TGGTTGTAAGGCTTGTGGAAGAGAGGAGATAGAAAGAGGTTGCAATGGTGATGGTCGGATCCAAGGTGGGATTGCTACAGTCCCCGGTTTTGGTTGGTGGCCGATAAAGGCTTATAGGCCTTGCCCTGGTTTTGTTGCATCGGGTGGAAACTACAGACGACGTGGTCAAAGCATGGATGAAGTGGCATTTGGTGGTGGCAAAGGGGGAACTTCCATGGATGATTTGGATGAACTCTCAGCAAA ATCTCAATTCTCCAATATACGTGTCTTAGGTATCTGTTTAACAAACAACACTGGATGA
- the LOC130800882 gene encoding ycf20-like protein isoform X2, producing MYLMQHHVSTIYSYQRNKIMISQAVTKFTPPSPSFPKRSLQGRRRRCGIKFALDTGGFSTNGSQDNDIDEDSPGLGQTRLSRILIAGGRQLLGKLNSARKNFPMKVFLLLLGFYTANALATILGQTGDWDVLVAGIVVAAIEGIGMLMYKRTASSSTRLQSLIVLINYWKAGVCLGLFVDAFKLGS from the exons ATGTATTTAATGCAGCATCATGTTTCAACGATATACTCCTACCAAAGGAACAAGATAATGATTAGCCAGGCTGTGACAAAGTTTACTCCACCATCACCATCTTTCCCCAAGAGGAG CCTCCAAGGGAGAAGGCGTCGTTGCGGAATCAAATTCGCTCTAGACACCGGTGGATTTTCCACTAATGGTAGTCAGGATAATGACATTGATGAGGACTCTCCTGGTCTTGGTCAAACACGGCTTAGTAGGATTTTGATTGCAGGTGGCAGACAGCTGCTTGGAAAGTTAAATTCAGCTAGAAAAAATTTCCCCATGAAGGTTTTCCTTCTTTTACTGGGATTCTACACTGCCAATGCATTAGCAACAATACTTGGTCAGACAGGTGATTGGGATGTATTAGTTGCTGGTATCGTAGTTGCTGCCATTGAGGGAATAGGTATGCTCATGTACAAAAGAACAGCATCATCAAGTACGAGACTGCAATCTTTAATTGTGCTGATCAACTATTGGAAAGCGGGAGTTTGTTTAGGGCTTTTTGTAGATGCTTTCAAATTGGGTAGCTGA
- the LOC130800882 gene encoding ycf20-like protein isoform X1 produces the protein MGTPILQALSLLLCKEMYLMQHHVSTIYSYQRNKIMISQAVTKFTPPSPSFPKRSLQGRRRRCGIKFALDTGGFSTNGSQDNDIDEDSPGLGQTRLSRILIAGGRQLLGKLNSARKNFPMKVFLLLLGFYTANALATILGQTGDWDVLVAGIVVAAIEGIGMLMYKRTASSSTRLQSLIVLINYWKAGVCLGLFVDAFKLGS, from the exons ATGGGAACTCCAATATTGCAGGCATTGTCACTGTTGCTTTGTAAAGAAATGTATTTAATGCAGCATCATGTTTCAACGATATACTCCTACCAAAGGAACAAGATAATGATTAGCCAGGCTGTGACAAAGTTTACTCCACCATCACCATCTTTCCCCAAGAGGAG CCTCCAAGGGAGAAGGCGTCGTTGCGGAATCAAATTCGCTCTAGACACCGGTGGATTTTCCACTAATGGTAGTCAGGATAATGACATTGATGAGGACTCTCCTGGTCTTGGTCAAACACGGCTTAGTAGGATTTTGATTGCAGGTGGCAGACAGCTGCTTGGAAAGTTAAATTCAGCTAGAAAAAATTTCCCCATGAAGGTTTTCCTTCTTTTACTGGGATTCTACACTGCCAATGCATTAGCAACAATACTTGGTCAGACAGGTGATTGGGATGTATTAGTTGCTGGTATCGTAGTTGCTGCCATTGAGGGAATAGGTATGCTCATGTACAAAAGAACAGCATCATCAAGTACGAGACTGCAATCTTTAATTGTGCTGATCAACTATTGGAAAGCGGGAGTTTGTTTAGGGCTTTTTGTAGATGCTTTCAAATTGGGTAGCTGA